In Mycolicibacterium alvei, a single window of DNA contains:
- the mnmA gene encoding tRNA 2-thiouridine(34) synthase MnmA encodes MKVLVAMSGGVDSSVAAARMVDAGHDVVGVHMALSSAPGTLRTGSRGCCSKEDAGDARRVADILDIPFYVWDFADRFKDDVIDDFVESYARGETPNPCVRCNERIKFSALAARALALGFDAVATGHYARLTDGRLRRAVDADKDQSYVLGVLTAEQLAHAIFPIGDTPKPQIRAEAAERGLAVAKKPDSHDICFIPSGDTQAFLGARIGIRPGAVLDNDGTVLAEHEGVHGFTIGQRKGLGIPGPGADGRPRYVTAIDAETGTVRVGPAEDLEVRELFGDKPVFTGGTPLDGPVECQIQVRAHGGIVDAVVELRERRLVASLRAPLRGVAPGQTMVLYRPDAEGDEVIASATIARA; translated from the coding sequence ATGAAGGTCCTGGTCGCGATGAGCGGCGGCGTGGATTCCTCGGTGGCCGCCGCCCGGATGGTCGACGCCGGTCACGACGTCGTCGGGGTGCACATGGCGCTCTCGTCGGCCCCCGGCACGTTGCGCACCGGATCTCGGGGATGCTGCTCCAAGGAGGACGCCGGCGACGCCCGCCGGGTGGCCGACATCCTCGATATCCCGTTCTATGTCTGGGATTTCGCCGACCGGTTCAAGGACGACGTGATCGACGACTTCGTCGAGTCCTATGCCCGCGGCGAGACCCCCAACCCCTGTGTGCGGTGCAACGAGCGGATCAAGTTCTCGGCTCTGGCGGCGCGGGCCCTGGCGCTCGGCTTCGATGCGGTGGCCACCGGTCACTACGCGCGGCTGACCGACGGCCGGTTGCGCCGCGCCGTCGACGCCGACAAGGACCAGTCCTACGTGCTGGGTGTGCTGACGGCCGAGCAGCTCGCCCATGCGATCTTCCCGATCGGTGACACGCCCAAGCCGCAGATCCGGGCCGAAGCCGCCGAGCGTGGACTGGCCGTCGCGAAGAAGCCGGACAGCCACGACATCTGCTTCATCCCGTCGGGGGACACCCAGGCGTTCCTGGGCGCCCGCATCGGCATTCGGCCGGGTGCGGTGCTCGACAACGACGGCACCGTGCTCGCCGAACACGAAGGCGTGCACGGATTCACGATCGGGCAGCGCAAGGGTCTGGGTATTCCGGGACCGGGGGCCGACGGCCGGCCGCGGTACGTGACCGCGATCGACGCCGAGACGGGCACGGTACGGGTCGGGCCGGCCGAGGACCTCGAGGTGCGGGAGTTGTTCGGCGACAAGCCGGTGTTCACCGGTGGGACCCCGTTGGACGGGCCGGTGGAATGCCAGATTCAGGTGCGTGCACACGGCGGCATCGTCGACGCGGTGGTCGAGCTGCGCGAGCGCAGGCTGGTGGCATCCCTGCGGGCACCACTGCGCGGGGTGGCGCCCGGCCAGACCATGGTGCTGTACCGACCCGACGCCGAGGGCGACGAGGTCATCGCCAGCGCGACCATCGCGCGCGCGTGA